A single genomic interval of Paenibacillus macerans harbors:
- a CDS encoding ABC transporter ATP-binding protein, giving the protein MGGAQKNVLLKVEDLSIGFSQYLKGAQKRIIRPIANMHVEIGEGEIVAVVGASGSGKSLLAHAVLGILPGNAICSGTILYRGEALTEERKKRLRGSEISFIPQSVNYLDPLMRVGRQVQIGLDRKTAKKKQKELFAQYGLQERDGRLFPFELSGGMLRRVLFATSVREGVKLVIADEPTPGIHPQALSEILRQLKQFAIDGAGVMLITHDIVSALEIADRVAVLRDGTTVEISDAAAFNGSGELLQSEYTRRLWRALPQNDFDLEWKERGVERAWL; this is encoded by the coding sequence ATGGGAGGCGCTCAGAAAAATGTTTTGTTGAAAGTGGAGGATTTGTCGATTGGATTTTCACAATATTTGAAGGGGGCACAAAAGCGAATTATTCGTCCCATAGCGAATATGCATGTGGAAATTGGCGAGGGGGAAATCGTGGCCGTTGTCGGAGCTAGCGGCTCCGGCAAAAGCTTGCTGGCTCACGCCGTGTTGGGGATATTGCCCGGGAATGCGATCTGCAGCGGAACAATCTTGTACAGAGGGGAAGCATTGACGGAAGAAAGAAAGAAGCGCCTGAGGGGGAGTGAAATTTCGTTCATCCCGCAATCCGTTAATTATCTCGATCCGCTGATGCGCGTAGGGCGGCAGGTTCAGATCGGGCTCGACCGGAAAACCGCAAAGAAAAAGCAGAAGGAATTGTTCGCGCAATACGGCCTGCAAGAAAGGGACGGGCGCCTTTTTCCGTTTGAATTGTCGGGTGGCATGCTGCGCAGAGTGCTGTTTGCTACAAGCGTTCGTGAGGGAGTCAAGCTGGTGATCGCCGATGAGCCCACACCGGGAATCCATCCGCAGGCTCTCTCCGAAATCTTGCGGCAATTGAAGCAATTCGCGATCGACGGGGCGGGTGTGATGCTGATTACCCATGATATCGTGTCGGCACTCGAAATTGCGGATCGGGTGGCGGTCTTGAGGGACGGAACGACGGTGGAAATTTCGGATGCGGCGGCATTTAACGGTAGCGGGGAACTTCTCCAGTCCGAATATACGCGCCGGCTTTGGAGGGCTTTACCGCAGAATGATTTCGATCTGGAATGGAAGGAAAGGGGAGTTGAGCGAGCTTGGCTTTAG
- a CDS encoding ABC transporter ATP-binding protein, whose amino-acid sequence MALVGENLGYYYRKDNWILQDINITIVPGEVLGLSGYSGCGKTTLARMLAGYVPPRAGRVMLDGKPLARRTFCPVQLIYQHPEKAINPKWRMKDVLNESYTPSPEILEAFEIRKEWLDRWPLELSGGEKQRFCIVRALHPDTRYIIADEMTTMLDAITQAQIWHAFLNICQSRSIGVVVVSHEQSLLHRLCDRVYKVGLD is encoded by the coding sequence TTGGCTTTAGTTGGAGAGAATCTGGGCTATTATTATCGGAAAGATAACTGGATACTGCAGGACATAAACATCACGATTGTACCGGGTGAAGTACTGGGATTGTCGGGCTACAGCGGATGCGGCAAAACCACGCTGGCCCGAATGCTCGCCGGTTATGTTCCGCCGCGCGCCGGCCGCGTAATGCTGGACGGGAAGCCGCTTGCGCGGCGCACTTTTTGCCCGGTGCAATTGATTTATCAGCATCCGGAAAAGGCGATCAATCCAAAGTGGAGGATGAAGGATGTTTTGAACGAATCCTATACCCCCTCCCCAGAAATTCTCGAGGCTTTTGAAATCCGTAAGGAGTGGCTGGACCGCTGGCCGCTTGAGCTGTCGGGAGGCGAGAAGCAGCGTTTTTGCATCGTTCGCGCGCTCCATCCTGATACCCGATATATTATTGCCGACGAGATGACCACCATGCTGGATGCCATTACACAAGCGCAAATTTGGCACGCGTTTTTGAACATTTGCCAAAGCCGGTCCATCGGCGTCGTTGTGGTCAGCCATGAGCAGAGCCTGCTTCATCGGCTGTGCGACCGCGTGTACAAAGTAGGGCTTGATTAA
- a CDS encoding helix-turn-helix transcriptional regulator, whose product MNIQVITHNLDSLYEYPNVRRLDEDRVKNQRSYALKAPFCSVKATRTNLRSGLEISSYEGFLSKPLSLQFQTMYPHLEISYTMSGCGNWSGDGSAGFELAPGVSTLAYMSDHRLNAELSPVEPLSHMEIRIDLHRFEALKSELSRRSPGGFFSRQLPGHPQIVKLFEQIRDCSYAGPLRHLYLEGKCYELIATYLDQAEMNVSSGRSSSKLSAEDIRCLHFARGMLAHSWRTPPSLLELARSAGLNDYKLKAGFKELFGTTVFGYIRHLRLNEARRLLEGGEATVSQAAFRVGYLNLSHFAAAYRRTFGHNPSECLRGNGKTAANK is encoded by the coding sequence TTGAACATTCAAGTGATCACTCATAATTTGGACTCTTTGTATGAGTACCCGAACGTTCGGCGGTTGGATGAGGATCGGGTCAAAAATCAGCGATCGTATGCGCTGAAAGCTCCCTTCTGTTCCGTCAAAGCGACTCGCACAAACTTGCGCAGCGGGTTGGAGATTAGCAGCTACGAAGGCTTCTTGAGCAAACCGCTTTCCCTTCAATTCCAAACGATGTACCCTCATTTGGAAATTTCTTATACGATGTCAGGTTGCGGAAACTGGTCAGGGGACGGTTCGGCCGGATTCGAATTGGCTCCCGGCGTCTCAACGCTCGCGTACATGTCGGATCATCGGTTGAATGCGGAGTTGAGCCCGGTCGAGCCATTGTCCCATATGGAGATTCGTATCGATTTGCACCGTTTCGAAGCGTTGAAGTCGGAGCTTTCGCGCAGATCGCCCGGCGGATTTTTCAGCCGCCAACTGCCCGGCCATCCGCAAATCGTGAAGCTGTTCGAGCAGATTAGGGATTGTTCGTACGCGGGCCCGCTGCGCCATCTCTATCTTGAAGGTAAATGTTATGAACTGATTGCCACCTATCTCGATCAAGCGGAAATGAACGTTTCTTCAGGACGTTCGAGTTCCAAATTGAGTGCGGAAGATATCCGCTGCTTGCACTTTGCCCGCGGGATGCTCGCCCATAGCTGGAGAACGCCACCCAGCTTGCTGGAGCTGGCGCGGTCGGCAGGCCTCAACGATTACAAACTGAAGGCGGGATTCAAAGAGTTGTTCGGCACGACGGTGTTCGGTTATATCCGGCACTTAAGGCTGAACGAGGCCCGCCGTTTATTGGAAGGGGGGGAAGCTACGGTCAGCCAAGCGGCTTTTCGCGTTGGATACCTGAATCTGAGCCACTTTGCGGCTGCCTACCGTAGGACGTTCGGCCACAATCCAAGCGAATGTCTGAGGGGGAACGGAAAGACGGCGGCGAATAAATAA
- a CDS encoding MFS transporter, giving the protein MGNIRFGMFFSVFVAMVGLMIIAPVMPSLVRELGLNEVHSGIIISLGSVAMAVMSPLWGRWSDKFGRRPVILAGFAGMFISYVCFTAVMYAGLRDLLNGGLLLVLLIAARTLIGAFIPAVPSSAQAYMADVTDEQGRSAGMALIGAANGLGLVLGPAIAGAFALLGLIWPLYVGALLPVVAFATVVFVVPKRKAVVRARPPRINPLQRGLRIYLLSGMAVMACIVSLQVVGGFYFQDQLSLTTKEAARLVSFGLMICGFSMIATQGLLMKRSKLEPRRQILWGALLLMLSFIGMLFFAKLSVFYAAYLLFGIGAGLIMPGFMTGASLAVSPEQQGGIAGLVGMVQGIAAVAAPLLSTGLYRIDKHLPYGFAAALMVLLSGALLVMAIRDRGLSQEASKYS; this is encoded by the coding sequence ATGGGGAATATTCGATTTGGCATGTTTTTTAGCGTATTCGTCGCTATGGTCGGGCTGATGATCATCGCGCCGGTGATGCCCTCGCTCGTGCGGGAGTTGGGGTTGAACGAAGTTCATTCCGGGATCATCATCTCGCTGGGCTCCGTCGCCATGGCCGTCATGTCGCCGTTATGGGGCAGATGGAGCGATAAATTCGGCAGAAGACCGGTCATTCTCGCCGGTTTCGCCGGGATGTTCATTAGCTATGTGTGCTTCACCGCCGTCATGTATGCGGGACTCCGCGATCTGTTGAACGGCGGTCTTCTTCTTGTTTTACTGATTGCGGCAAGAACGCTGATTGGCGCATTCATTCCGGCCGTACCTTCTTCCGCCCAAGCGTATATGGCGGATGTCACGGACGAACAAGGCAGATCGGCGGGGATGGCGCTGATCGGAGCGGCTAATGGGCTTGGGTTGGTGCTCGGACCTGCCATCGCAGGCGCCTTTGCGCTGCTTGGCTTGATCTGGCCGCTTTATGTCGGCGCGCTTCTGCCCGTCGTCGCATTTGCAACCGTAGTGTTCGTCGTGCCAAAGCGCAAGGCGGTTGTTCGTGCCCGTCCCCCTCGTATCAATCCGTTGCAACGAGGCCTCCGGATTTATCTGCTGTCCGGGATGGCCGTTATGGCGTGCATCGTATCTTTGCAGGTCGTCGGCGGATTTTATTTTCAAGATCAGCTGTCGCTCACAACGAAAGAAGCGGCCCGCCTCGTTTCCTTCGGGCTGATGATCTGCGGCTTTTCGATGATCGCAACGCAAGGGTTGCTGATGAAGCGTTCGAAGCTCGAACCCCGGCGGCAGATTTTGTGGGGGGCGCTGCTGCTTATGCTCAGCTTTATCGGTATGCTGTTTTTTGCGAAGTTGTCCGTGTTTTATGCGGCTTACCTTCTGTTTGGGATCGGTGCGGGACTTATCATGCCGGGTTTTATGACGGGGGCTTCGCTTGCCGTATCGCCGGAGCAACAAGGCGGCATCGCCGGACTCGTCGGCATGGTTCAAGGAATTGCCGCTGTTGCGGCCCCTTTGTTGAGTACCGGATTATACCGTATCGACAAGCATCTTCCGTACGGTTTTGCCGCTGCTTTAATGGTTCTCTTGTCCGGGGCGCTCCTAGTCATGGCTATCCGTGACCGGGGGCTTTCGCAGGAAGCTTCAAAGTACTCCTAA
- a CDS encoding CobW family GTP-binding protein, translating to MKTPVIIISGFLGSGKTTLLLELIKTLHGRNLGPAILMNELGKADVDGRILSEAVQGLPLEKLFDGCICCSKKSEIAGSLKGLLALAPDVILVELTGVANPEEVVDAMAEPELLNEVILHKIITVIDAENALEYNSIFASDKQLVHTLRRQLEVADVILVNKQDLVSDSHLSKVTRLIQKHNEQAAVFNTTLGKFSPEAVMEGLEPLNRQAKTSGRLKIAPVRHPHQHGGDSASSAGQGNASFSRIQSVFIPINGQTPISLKKLEKWLKAKGKHILRAKGYVCLEGSQSASLIQFAGKRTHHERTEYQGPYYLVIIGYELDEPALLAEWRAGGFG from the coding sequence ATGAAAACCCCCGTAATCATTATCAGCGGTTTTTTGGGCAGCGGCAAAACCACGCTGCTGCTTGAGCTGATCAAAACGCTGCACGGCCGGAACCTGGGGCCGGCGATTTTGATGAACGAATTGGGCAAAGCCGACGTGGACGGCCGAATCTTGTCCGAAGCCGTCCAGGGACTTCCGCTGGAAAAGCTGTTTGACGGTTGCATCTGCTGCAGCAAAAAAAGCGAAATCGCCGGTTCCCTTAAAGGCTTGCTCGCTTTGGCCCCCGACGTGATTCTCGTCGAGCTTACCGGCGTCGCCAATCCCGAGGAGGTCGTCGACGCCATGGCCGAACCCGAGCTGCTGAACGAGGTGATCCTGCATAAGATCATCACCGTGATCGACGCCGAAAACGCGCTGGAGTATAACAGCATCTTCGCCTCCGATAAGCAGCTCGTCCATACGCTCCGCCGCCAACTGGAAGTGGCGGACGTGATTCTTGTCAATAAGCAGGACCTCGTCTCCGACTCGCATTTATCCAAAGTGACCCGTTTGATTCAAAAACATAACGAGCAAGCCGCCGTCTTCAACACCACGCTCGGGAAATTTAGTCCCGAGGCCGTGATGGAAGGACTTGAACCATTAAATCGTCAAGCCAAGACCTCCGGCCGCCTTAAAATCGCGCCAGTCCGGCATCCCCATCAACATGGCGGCGATTCCGCTTCGTCAGCCGGACAGGGGAACGCTTCTTTTTCCCGCATTCAAAGCGTCTTCATTCCTATAAACGGACAAACGCCCATTTCCCTGAAAAAGCTGGAAAAATGGTTAAAAGCCAAGGGAAAGCATATTTTGCGTGCCAAAGGTTATGTTTGCCTTGAGGGTTCGCAGAGCGCCTCGCTGATTCAGTTTGCGGGCAAGCGTACCCACCACGAACGCACGGAATATCAAGGCCCTTACTATCTGGTCATCATCGGATACGAACTGGATGAACCCGCATTATTGGCGGAATGGCGGGCCGGCGGGTTCGGCTGA
- a CDS encoding TIGR03943 family putative permease subunit has protein sequence MKDRKSITLFHHIVRTVLLLGLSVYIAFLVETDSLQLYIGVRIMPLVKASALAVYALAVIQGFIAYRSYKGSVIECDCCGNPPARSRTKASVLYGVLALPLLLGFLLPDTVLGGSFANKKGMILGAAASPYAASGYSPPKATSSDSSDAPAGSSGHSSDGSPASTLAEEEGTANAAGPAESSDSLDGLFQAEDEFERELAELAKRIYVLPVINVKPEIYMEILSSVVVFKEQFIGKEIEIAGFVYREPGLADNQLVIGRIAVQCCTADATPYGVLAEFNGASELKDDTWVKLKGTIGQTEYNGNAIIKIDATESNLIERPDNPYIYPNFDFLNASVE, from the coding sequence ATGAAGGATCGGAAGTCGATCACGTTATTTCATCATATCGTCAGGACCGTTTTATTACTGGGCCTTTCCGTGTATATCGCTTTTTTGGTCGAAACGGACAGCCTGCAGCTGTATATCGGCGTACGCATCATGCCATTGGTCAAAGCATCGGCCCTGGCCGTTTACGCGCTAGCCGTCATTCAGGGCTTTATTGCCTACAGAAGCTATAAGGGCTCCGTTATCGAATGCGATTGCTGCGGCAATCCGCCGGCCAGGTCCCGGACCAAGGCAAGTGTCCTTTACGGTGTGCTCGCCTTGCCGTTGTTGCTTGGCTTTTTGCTCCCCGATACCGTGCTTGGAGGCTCCTTTGCGAACAAAAAAGGGATGATCTTGGGGGCAGCCGCCTCCCCTTATGCTGCGTCGGGCTACTCGCCGCCAAAAGCAACGTCCTCCGATTCTTCCGACGCACCGGCTGGTTCCTCGGGCCATTCGTCGGATGGCTCCCCTGCCTCCACACTCGCCGAGGAGGAGGGAACTGCAAACGCCGCCGGACCAGCCGAATCGTCCGACTCTTTGGACGGGCTGTTTCAAGCGGAAGACGAGTTTGAACGGGAACTGGCCGAGCTGGCCAAACGAATTTACGTGCTGCCGGTGATCAACGTCAAACCGGAAATCTATATGGAGATCCTGTCTTCGGTCGTAGTGTTCAAGGAGCAGTTCATCGGCAAGGAAATCGAAATCGCCGGTTTTGTCTACCGCGAACCAGGTCTGGCGGACAATCAACTGGTAATCGGGAGAATTGCCGTCCAATGCTGCACGGCGGACGCGACGCCTTACGGGGTGCTGGCCGAATTCAACGGCGCCTCGGAGCTCAAGGACGACACCTGGGTCAAGCTGAAAGGCACCATCGGCCAAACCGAGTATAACGGAAACGCCATTATCAAAATCGATGCGACGGAATCAAACCTGATCGAAAGGCCAGACAACCCGTACATCTATCCCAACTTTGATTTTTTGAACGCCAGTGTTGAATAA
- a CDS encoding permease translates to MAWLQSRFPADLLTFKTMFISIFLEALPFILLGVISSSMLQWFVSERRLARIIPRNPLLGMLFASLGGMLFPICECGMVPVVRRLVAKGMPVYIATVFILSGPILNPVVLFATYTAFRNRPEVLYSRIGLAIIVSFVVGLIVYRFVRYNPLRLNLEALYDEGPESIKHDTWTGKFTAFFIHTLNEFFEMSKYLAIGALITAIIHTFVNTGQLAAYGQGPVSSHLLMSGFAYLLSICSTSDAFVASSFVGTFSAGSLITFLVLGPMLDLKGTLMLLSAFKTKFVVTLAVAIPATVLVFSIGLDQWLLR, encoded by the coding sequence TTGGCATGGCTTCAGTCAAGGTTTCCAGCAGACCTTCTTACCTTTAAAACGATGTTTATCAGCATTTTTCTGGAAGCACTTCCGTTTATTTTGCTGGGGGTCATTTCCTCGTCAATGCTGCAATGGTTCGTTTCGGAGCGACGCTTGGCGCGCATCATCCCCCGGAATCCCTTGCTGGGCATGCTGTTCGCAAGTCTTGGCGGCATGCTCTTTCCCATTTGCGAATGCGGCATGGTTCCGGTCGTGCGCCGGCTTGTCGCCAAGGGAATGCCGGTCTATATCGCAACGGTTTTTATCTTGAGCGGACCGATTCTGAATCCGGTCGTTCTTTTCGCGACCTATACCGCTTTTCGCAATCGCCCGGAAGTGCTTTATTCCAGAATCGGGCTCGCCATCATTGTTTCTTTCGTCGTCGGGCTGATCGTATACCGGTTTGTCCGCTACAATCCGCTCCGCTTGAATCTCGAAGCCTTGTACGATGAAGGCCCGGAAAGCATCAAACACGATACCTGGACGGGCAAATTCACCGCTTTTTTTATACATACGTTGAATGAGTTTTTTGAAATGAGCAAGTATCTTGCCATAGGGGCTTTGATAACGGCAATAATTCATACGTTTGTCAATACGGGGCAGCTGGCGGCGTACGGACAAGGTCCCGTCTCATCCCATCTGCTGATGTCCGGTTTCGCTTATCTTCTATCGATATGCTCGACTTCGGACGCCTTTGTCGCTTCTTCTTTCGTAGGCACCTTTTCCGCAGGGTCTCTGATCACCTTTCTGGTGCTGGGGCCGATGCTTGACTTGAAAGGAACGCTGATGCTGTTATCGGCATTTAAAACGAAATTTGTGGTGACATTAGCCGTGGCCATCCCGGCAACGGTGCTCGTTTTCAGCATCGGGCTGGATCAATGGTTGCTCAGATAG
- the nikA gene encoding nickel ABC transporter substrate-binding protein gives MKFDKSIRHYPEHFLKFVILLICISLISACTQSDQSNKAKKHIHFLYNFSTNSLDPHVDSSYVPLRAGITETLVRLDEDNLSIAPWLAESWEGTDGQHWTIKVRENVTFHNGKKMDAEAVKASLERALKESVAIQNALKIEKIETVDDYTLKIKTKTPFPEFVSELVNPNVSIIDAAAEDIVNHPVGTGPFVLKSFSPGSKLELERYDDYWDGASNLDSVTFAFNEDANARTLALKSGQVDIVYRPEVESLESLQDQNGIKVESTATFRVHQITMNMQRKSLQDVNVRRAVDALINRQKIVDTILLGYAEPAVGPFLPSLPFAPTYEQNDTGADVAIEYLKKAGFSLIDGKMQKDGEPLKFILLTYSARADLPLIAQVFQSDAKQIGIEVDIRQIDVPEEYMASNRDWDLATYSNLTAPRGDAGYYLNATYHPTGALNFSGAQEPELTAMIDRLNQTVSQEERALLAEQIADYVHENRINSFVLHPSTIVAYNENKVKNWVTTRSEYYMITNRLDVN, from the coding sequence ATGAAATTTGATAAAAGCATTCGGCATTACCCTGAACACTTTCTAAAGTTTGTCATCTTATTGATCTGTATCAGTTTGATCAGCGCTTGCACCCAGTCCGATCAGAGCAATAAAGCAAAGAAGCACATTCATTTTCTATATAATTTCTCAACGAATTCTTTAGATCCCCATGTGGATTCAAGTTATGTCCCGCTAAGGGCAGGGATAACGGAGACGCTGGTACGTCTGGATGAAGACAATCTGTCCATTGCACCTTGGCTGGCAGAAAGCTGGGAAGGTACGGATGGTCAGCATTGGACGATTAAAGTTCGGGAAAACGTCACGTTTCATAACGGTAAGAAAATGGATGCGGAAGCGGTGAAAGCTTCTCTTGAACGCGCATTGAAGGAGAGTGTGGCGATTCAAAATGCGCTCAAGATCGAAAAGATCGAAACGGTAGACGATTATACGCTGAAAATAAAAACCAAGACGCCCTTTCCCGAGTTCGTATCCGAGCTGGTGAATCCGAATGTCTCCATTATTGATGCAGCGGCAGAAGACATTGTCAACCATCCTGTAGGAACCGGCCCTTTCGTATTAAAGTCGTTCTCGCCGGGGAGCAAGCTTGAACTCGAGCGCTATGATGATTATTGGGATGGAGCCTCCAATCTGGATTCCGTAACGTTTGCTTTTAATGAGGATGCGAATGCTCGCACGCTCGCCTTGAAATCCGGGCAAGTGGATATCGTTTATCGTCCGGAGGTGGAAAGTCTGGAATCTTTGCAGGATCAGAATGGAATTAAGGTTGAATCCACCGCAACCTTTCGTGTACACCAAATCACCATGAATATGCAGCGTAAAAGCTTGCAGGACGTCAATGTGCGCCGGGCGGTTGATGCGCTCATCAATCGGCAGAAGATCGTCGATACCATTTTGTTGGGCTACGCTGAACCTGCGGTCGGGCCATTTTTACCGTCGCTGCCGTTCGCGCCAACGTATGAACAGAATGATACCGGAGCCGACGTGGCGATTGAATACTTGAAAAAGGCAGGATTCTCCCTTATAGACGGAAAAATGCAAAAAGACGGCGAACCGCTCAAATTTATCCTGCTAACATATAGCGCAAGAGCCGATCTGCCGTTAATCGCACAAGTTTTTCAATCGGACGCCAAACAGATCGGAATCGAAGTTGACATTCGCCAGATTGATGTCCCTGAGGAATACATGGCGTCCAACCGCGATTGGGATCTTGCGACGTATAGCAATCTAACCGCCCCGCGCGGGGATGCAGGCTATTATTTGAATGCGACGTATCACCCTACGGGCGCCCTCAACTTTAGCGGCGCTCAGGAACCCGAACTGACGGCCATGATCGACAGGCTCAATCAAACGGTCAGTCAGGAGGAACGCGCGTTGCTAGCCGAGCAAATCGCCGATTATGTCCACGAAAACCGGATTAATTCGTTTGTTCTGCATCCTTCGACCATTGTGGCCTATAACGAAAACAAAGTAAAAAATTGGGTGACAACCCGAAGCGAATATTACATGATCACAAACCGGTTGGATGTGAATTAA
- the nikB gene encoding nickel ABC transporter permease: protein MIQILVRKFLEVLLFLLFITFVSFLFIRLAPGDPVLTILNVDELSVSQAQVETLREEMGFNEPLLVQYGRWLLKFIQLDFGNSYMTGQPVMDVIFMGLPATLELAVGALIVMLMVSVPLGSLSALYRNSWIDHVGRILSILGAAVPSFWLGLLFIDLFGVRLNWLPTMGRDGLLTWVLPSLTLGLAISSVYVRLLRSSLLDSLSQEFIRAARARGLSERRIFLVHAFRHSLPPVITFFGVSLGSLIGGVLVIEVLFAYPGIGKLVVDAIRGRDYPLIQGYILMMAVIVFIVNTCVDLSYRYLNPEMRLKERAMGG, encoded by the coding sequence GTGATTCAAATTTTGGTTCGTAAGTTTCTGGAAGTCCTGCTGTTTTTGTTATTCATTACGTTTGTCAGCTTTTTGTTTATTCGGCTTGCGCCTGGCGACCCGGTTTTAACCATTTTGAATGTGGATGAATTATCCGTTAGTCAAGCGCAAGTAGAGACCCTGAGAGAGGAAATGGGATTCAACGAGCCATTGCTTGTCCAATATGGACGTTGGCTGCTTAAATTCATTCAGCTTGATTTCGGTAACTCTTATATGACCGGCCAGCCCGTCATGGATGTTATTTTCATGGGGCTGCCCGCCACCCTGGAACTGGCGGTTGGCGCGCTCATCGTCATGTTGATGGTGTCGGTTCCGCTTGGTTCGCTATCCGCTCTTTACCGGAACAGCTGGATCGATCATGTGGGCAGAATCCTCTCCATTCTTGGAGCGGCCGTCCCCAGTTTTTGGCTTGGCCTGCTGTTCATTGATTTATTCGGTGTGCGGTTAAACTGGCTTCCCACCATGGGGAGAGACGGCCTGCTCACATGGGTCCTGCCGTCTCTGACGCTGGGCCTGGCGATCTCCAGTGTATATGTTCGCTTGCTTCGTTCCAGCTTGCTTGATTCGCTCAGCCAGGAATTTATCCGAGCGGCGAGGGCGCGCGGGTTATCCGAGCGGAGAATATTTCTCGTCCATGCGTTTCGTCACAGCCTTCCCCCCGTCATTACCTTTTTCGGAGTCAGCTTGGGAAGCTTGATTGGCGGCGTGCTGGTCATTGAAGTATTGTTTGCGTATCCGGGGATCGGCAAACTTGTCGTGGATGCCATACGCGGGCGCGATTATCCGCTCATTCAGGGATACATTCTGATGATGGCGGTGATTGTTTTTATTGTGAATACGTGCGTGGATTTATCTTACCGGTATTTAAACCCCGAGATGAGACTAAAGGAAAGGGCGATGGGCGGATGA
- the nikC gene encoding nickel transporter permease — MKGSSLPWPKAKKRGWLGVIAWMCVLLTGVVVIYAFFVLRHDPTLTNLDNRLQGISLQHPLGTDQLGRDVLTRLLLGGQQTIGYSLLALIVSLVIGIPFGLISGFRRGLVDRIFMRIADGFLAFPDTIVAIVLSGLLGAGIGNLVLAIVIVKWVSYARLVRSTVLAESQKDYVLIARTNGLSSGKIMRKHLFPHIAGHVLVLASLDLGKVILLISAFSYIGLGVQPPTPEWGAMLNDARPYFQSKPEFMIYPGLAIVIAVLLTNMLGDYLRDRFDVKKEVQS, encoded by the coding sequence ATGAAAGGATCGTCTTTACCATGGCCAAAAGCAAAAAAGCGCGGATGGCTGGGGGTGATCGCATGGATGTGCGTACTCCTGACAGGGGTCGTCGTCATTTATGCCTTTTTTGTTTTGCGTCATGATCCAACATTAACGAATCTGGACAATCGCCTTCAGGGAATAAGCCTGCAGCATCCGCTGGGGACCGATCAGCTTGGTCGGGATGTGCTGACCAGGCTCTTGTTAGGGGGGCAGCAAACGATTGGTTACAGCTTGCTGGCCTTGATCGTTTCCCTCGTCATCGGGATCCCGTTCGGTCTGATCTCAGGATTTAGACGCGGGCTGGTGGATCGGATTTTTATGCGCATAGCCGATGGATTTTTGGCCTTTCCGGATACGATTGTGGCTATTGTCCTAAGCGGTTTGCTTGGAGCGGGGATCGGCAACCTGGTGTTGGCGATTGTCATCGTAAAGTGGGTCAGTTATGCCCGTCTTGTTCGCAGCACCGTATTAGCGGAGTCCCAAAAAGACTATGTGCTCATTGCCCGAACAAACGGGCTGTCTTCCGGCAAGATCATGCGCAAGCATTTATTTCCTCATATTGCAGGGCATGTTCTCGTACTCGCCAGTCTCGATCTTGGAAAAGTGATTTTGCTCATTTCGGCCTTTTCTTACATTGGCCTTGGAGTGCAGCCGCCGACACCTGAATGGGGGGCCATGCTGAACGATGCCCGGCCTTATTTTCAGTCCAAACCCGAATTCATGATCTATCCCGGTTTGGCGATCGTGATTGCCGTGCTGCTGACGAATATGCTGGGGGATTATTTGCGCGATCGTTTTGATGTCAAGAAGGAGGTGCAATCGTGA